The DNA window cttattaaaatatgattgtaattattttttcttagtttAAAGATTGTATTGAGACCAAAGCAGTTTTCACAATATATGATAGTTACAATGAAACCATCGTTTGCATTAGCTGGAACACAAGAAATCCTACAAAACCGAGACCGAGGAAAAGTTCCGTATGAAGATCTTCGTTGAGAACAAGCTTGACGCGGAAAAACACAACCGGCGCTTCGAGCGCGGCCAGGAGACGTACCGCCTCGGCACCAACAAGTACTCGGACCTGCTGCACCACGAGTTCGTGCACATGATCGGATTTAACCACACCGCCAAGTGAGTGGACGCTTGTTCCCAATACACATAACAATTTCtacaaaatcttttatatttttacgaactTACATGTTTGTACAAGCTACTTGTAATGTAGGCAAGATTATAATGTCTTGATATTTGTTTGAAAGAAGCTTTGGGTCTCAGATTATACGTCGTATTAATAACGGCTatgtttaacaatttaattttcttagcgGCGATTTCTGTAAAACTCAGTCTACTCGTCAAACCATTAATAAGGGGGACCCTTGTAGCTTGGAATGTATAGCgacacatacatttttataattgtaacattTCGAGTCATAAATTTGATAATCggtttctttttctatttaacAGTCTATAATTGACTCTATGCGATGCAATGAATCGAAGCAAAGTTCTGTATTCGAAAGAGCATTGTTTACGACTCAGATATTGCTTGGcgtctatttaatttaaatataaaagaacacACAGACGCAGTCCACACAGCAAACAATACAGCCCTAGGAGATCTTAAACTGTAAACATCAATCCTCTCAATTCGATTACTCCGGTACGAGAGCAAAAATTTGAGTGCGTTTCTAATGCTTCCTAAGCAGCATTTCATGTTGCATACAAAGGAAGGCCTTAGATAAGTTACAAAGTATCTCTTAAGTATTCTTTGACCCCAGGctcaatttattgttttgataagACAGAAAAGTGGTGATTATACATAtcaattatcatatattaatatatatatgtgtacataaaaatattgaaaacaaagaAAAGTGGGAACTTCACTGGGAAATTcacttattaatattcaataaattaaaaaaacgtcatgttcaattattcaataattcaaaAGAGCCACCTACCGATGTAAAAGTCGCAGCATCGATCGTGAACCCTTGGGCCCTTGACATTCCCACTCCTAACGCAAGCGTTAAGCTTAAATGGAGGGGTAAAGAGGTATATTAGTGATTCCTAATAATGGGGAATGGCtactattctatttttttaaataaatatatggttattgatgaaataaacattaattattaatattatttatatttttactttttcaatgcTCTCGATTTATCGAGGTTTTATTTTCCGTTTTTGCGGGATTTTGTCCAAACAAAAACGGTCAGGACTACCTAATCATTAGATAAGAATTTCCGAACAATTGTACTTGTATTGAGTATGACtgctttctgtaataaaataaaagtgagtttgtgaatagtattattataaatgatttgtaGCTGTGTGTACAATAGACTCCACCTGGTGAGAAGAGATAATGAGGAGTGAATTGTCTGTCGGCAGCCTCAAGGAGGGACTAACTTTGCGCGGCGCTACGTTCCTGTCACCTACCAACTTGGCGGCACCGAAGACGATGGACTGGCGCACGGAGGGCCTAGTCACCGAAATCAAGGACCAAGGAAGTTGCGGTTCCGGCTGGGCATTCAGCGCCGTGAGTGTCTACCCTCCGCACCCACACCACCCTCCTCCACGCACAACATCCACGAAACACGGCCCTTGTTCCAATGATAGAATGTTACCCATGAATATTTAGTTAGGTGCAATATATGTACGTTGTAATGGCATCAGCTACTTACAGTATAAGGCGGCAAACTCAAAACAGGTAACTAAGAAAAGTTACACTATAATGTAGTgattttcttacatatatatactataaacatttaaaaataaatgttaggtCACCCTACTCAGCTCTGTGAGGGGATCGGCAAGAGGAAAAGGAGAGTATTcgaggttttaattttttttcttaaatatcatCCACCAATCCTGAGTTATATAGGGGTCCATATTCAGGACTGTTTCTTCGCACAagaagatgaataataaacacaaatgaacaCGAAATCCCACCTACCGTACTCACGGGGACACGTCGTCAGCTCTGTTAGCTTTTATTAAATGTTCATAACTAAACTGTAACCTAACCGCTACCGTAGACGGGCTCGCTGGAGGGGCAGCAATTCCGCAGTAGCGGCACCCTCGTGTCGCTTTCGGAGCAGAATCTGATCGACTGCTCGAAAAATTACGAGAATAACGGCTGCAAAGGCGGTTCCGTGCCTCACGCCTTCACTTACATCCGTGACAATGGAGGCATCGACACGGATGAGAGCTACCCCTACGAAGAGGACGACGAAGACAAGTGCAGGTAAGCTCGAGCGTTAGCCGTACCGATGGTCAACTTATGTCTACTAGCCCGCCCAGCCACTAAACGTTGGCCGTTACAGGTACAACCCCAGGAATGTGGGCGCGAAAGTATCGGGTTTCGTGGACCTGCCGAAGGGTAACGAGAAAAAGCTAATGGATGCCGTGTCCTCCGTGGGGCCTGTCTCTGTTACCATCGACGCTAGCCAGCCGTCCTTCCAGAAATACACCACTGGAATCTACTACGACAGCAGATGCTCCTCCACCAGGCTCAATCATGCGGTGAGTCGGAGAGCTTAATCCTTATAGTTTTAAGTACTAagtagttttagttttttagttttagttgtaCAAATAGTATAACTCTCAAATCAAATACTAAACAGTTTATGCCAATTTACGGTGATTACATGTTATTAGTCACAGTACATGTTATTAGAGAGGAAAGTCgtaattttaactaaacattATCGATCTAACCTAGTTCCGTCGTCCATCCGTAGGTGCTGGTGGTAGGCTATGGCTATGAAGAGGTTGGCGGCGACTACTGGCTCATCAAGAACTCGTGGGGACGCTCGTGGGGGATGCTCGGCTACATGAAGTTGGCACGCAACCGCGACAACCACTGTGGCATCGCTTCGGCTGCTTCCTACCCGCTCGTCTGAGCGCCCACtgattatactattttaatatccaCGACGTGAAGCGACAGACATATCAGATTCCAGAAATTCCAAAATGTTCAACAAAGTTTTTATTAGGTCATGCATTATgagatatagatttaaatatatatatattaaatattttgtaaaaactatCTGTTTCATTGTCCTCCACATTACGGCGTAAGGAGTTAGTAGCGAGTGCACAAGTGTCAAGCAATTATCGCTCCTATTATGACCGAGCACAGCGCGGTAACTCCCGAACGTAGTTTCGGTTTCGGTTTCGAGAAACGAAGTTAGGTTAGGTGCGTGCACGACAACTTCCGAATTCAGTTTCGGTTTCGGTTTCGGTTTCAGCGGAGTTTCGGCCAAAAATCAAGTTTCCATGGCAGTTTCGGTTTCGGCCAAAATTGGCCGAAACTTTTACCTAGAACTTTCGGTCGGACACTAATCATAACATACCTTGGAAATCAAAACGACCACCTGCAGGCCGCTTCGAACAGatatatgtaaaatagtatTGTAAAAACAACTGTTGAAATTATGGATATAAAAAGAGAATAGCCAGTGACTCTCTTTCGACGAAATACGAAAAGGatgaggtgttatacttttagtgAAAATGTTTGCACAATTACTCCAAGGTTTCAACTGCAAACAGAACAACGAAACAATTTAAAAGCGAGACTAATATTTGCATTGTTGGCTCGCTTCATCTTTTCCGTAGTGATTCCGGCTTTAAACACTGTTTCCCTGAGAGACGGGGCCGGTAtgtcaacgcatgtagcgtTCCACATATGTGTTCAAAGCACTGCGGTGTTCTCAGTTGGAGACCTATTGTTACGTTGTTGGAAACATGCATTGTCTAAAAGTTTACTGAGATTTCGAGAGGGTAACGCATACAAGCAGTGGCAGGTGATAAAGCTAGACACGGTTTTTTGCACTTgttcaattttaatgtaaaattatgtaGTGTAACGGAAACCAAAGGCGAATTTATGTTTGCTAATTCCTCAGGGATAAAGtatcaaacatataaataatcgaacACCGAACAACAAtactgtataattaattattgtaatcattcCGTAAgagtaagaaaaaatataagttatttacaGAGGCTAACCTCATTAGCGACGAGTAGTTTGCagatataaatgtttgtttgaatataatttaacttgcgTAACTTCACATAGTATACGACTACAGTCGTCAAGTCAATGCATCTCTTTATCTTGAGCTCGAAATAAATCACTCGCCTACTACTCACTCGTACTAATCACAGGAGAGAGGGCCTTTCCCAGATCTGGAGCGAGTAAACAGATCCAAAAGCATTTCATAACGTCACGCAGCCTTTAAAAAACCGACATCAACGCTTTGGGATAACTCAAATTTAAGTCACAAATTGTCTAGCGTATACAGCAAGACCTCGGTTTGTTAGATATGTCCATCTAATACACGAACATAGTGATTGTTTATGGGATTATCTTAGTGGTTTGGATCTAAAAAGCGAAGCGTTTCAAGGTCACTGGAGTTTCGTTTACCGACTTACATTGTTTATGATTGAGTTAAGAAAAATGACGATTAATTCGTATTATGAAACTAAAAATTGTAAGAGTAAAGAAGAATGGCTACCAAAGTAAGGACCCCTAGCCGCTCCCCACGTGTTGGCAACATTTTTACAAAGAGATTTTTATGATCCGAGAGTATTATTCAGTATCGTTGTAACCtcagtttttattgttttgatcgAGCATGAAGTCACACGTGTAAGGTGGATCGGAGCCCGTAAGGTCGATCATCGAGCACTCGTGGTGTGCACGAACTCGTGGTGCAGCTTGTCCGCATACTTGTTGACTCCGAGGCGGTACATCACCTGGCCGCGCTCGAAGCGCCGGTTGTGCTCCTCCATCATAAGCTTGTTCTGAACGTAGATCTTCATACGGAACTTTTCCTCGATCTCGTTTTCGTACGATTTCTGGTGTTTGTGCTAATGCAAACGATGGGTTTATTGTCACTTTCATATTGCAAAAACGAAAAGAGATTTTGTAATTTCTTATTGGTCTAATGTTAAAGTTGGGATTCCATAAATGTAGTCAATCatgttttgttttctattattttaaaaaccaaagaggtatcatcagcaaacaatactatatcatgtttgttcccagcaagaaagggcaagtgattattgtattgtataaacagaaaaggtccaagaattgatccttgagggacctcCATACTTACTGTGACCCAAGGAGACCTTTttcctttaacgtcaaccctctgtaTTCTATTATTAAGATAAGTAGTCTGAAGGTCGAGCACATGCTCTAACTCCATAATGATAAAGTTTCCTgtccagagtttcatgttgaaaaaaatgaaaggcaaacaacaacaaaacagaaaatccctaaggcatcctgtgactccccCTAGGTTTCAAAGATATTCCTTATAAGCTCGATACCTGCGTTGCTAGCGAGCGacgacccctcgtaaatccaaatgGTTTACTATGAAGCAGAATATGTGATACTGCTGAATTATGCCAAtaattgatttagatttttttttaaatattttgctacGGGACCTACCCTTATATAGTATTGAgattggcctatagttgttaGGGTCTGAAGaactaccagatttaaatattggaataacTTTACTATGTTgcatcaggtcaggaaatatACTACACTggactttgtatttcaaatctTGGAGTTACTATTGAGTTTTTGgtggttcttcttggtagaaccTACATTattaaccggtggtagctttacatttagtacagatgtaaaaaaatatgattataaagtTTTCGTAACGTTGACGTTTGGTATCATGCAGCATTTATATCACGCGCATTTCATGGGAACAATCAGAACACAAGATGCTCACGAAATCCATTGATCGTATGGCGTTTCAGTTAAATAGAGTCCGAAAAGTTGCTGTTTATTACTTAGACATTGGAGTCCGATACCGAACTCAATAAGAACAAAATTTGCTTgaaaaactagtataatatattcttgtaatctAGTACTTGTATCGTTGGCTAATAAGATGGCTTATAAGTAAGTGAACAAATCAAAAGAAAGAAAACAGAACACTCGCTTTGGcacattcttttttataaaaatgttgtaaaaaaagattgattatatagaaactaatgctatttaaaattaaatcaatgatctgttttatatatacatctaaATTAGTAGTTGTAGGTGCGAACAGCTGCATTAGTATTTAACAAGTAGTACTCGACACGTCACGACATGCACGTCACGTCGATATGTTACTGTGCTGTGATATTGTGCGAACTGGATTTTGGAACAAGATTTTGTCTAATGGATCATCCATTAGACAAAATCTTGTTCTTCAGCGAGAGATAATACTcgtagatattataaatagcgactttcttaatatattaatgtatttcattCGGTTCCATAAAAGTCGAATTAAAGCGAAGGTAAATGAAACAGGTCggctttaaaaaatgtttaattattatttttcttctttatctCATGAATTAATaaccaataattattaacttaacgCTAGGAATCTAAGATAGCTGGCACGCTTTACGTCGTGGATATTAAAACGAATAGTCAGTCGGAGTGTAGCTTAGACGAGCGGGTAGGAGCCGAACGAAGCGATGCCGCAGTTGTTGCCGCGGTTGCGCGCCATCTTGATGTAGCCGTTCTCCCCCCACGAGCTTCCCCACGAGTTCTTTACGAGCCAGTAGTCACCGCCCTCTTCGTCTGTACCGTAGCCCACCACCAGCACCTGCGGACAGACGGACCGAAATAAGCCACAAAAATAGGACTTACTAACTATAGTGATGCTAAATGACTTCAGTGAGGGCAAATCATTCAATCTGATTTGTAAtgagtatataattgtataaatacggTAACAGGACATGTATAATGCGTAACATGAGCGCTAAGCAGCTGCAACGAACGGTGTATTGATTTGAAACGTTTAcatgaactattattattattacttaataagcCATTGCAGTGAATCAGCTCGTGATGTGTCTAAGATGAGTTCCTGATAAACTACTTTCATTAAATGAAGTGTAAACTTATTTAGATACGATGGTTAAGCCTGCTTTACCACTACCTCTATCTATACCATCttactcataatattataacgtaGTCGTTccaacttttatttcttttttaaacacaattttttaacgAGTTAGTCAACTTAAAACCATAAAGATTGAGTTAAGAGCCAAACTCACCCCGTGACTCAGGTTGCTGGAGGAGCACTGCTCGTCGTGGTAGACTCCAGAAGAGTAGAGCTGGAAGGACACCCGGCTGGCGTCAATGGCGACAGAGACGGGCCCCACGTTGGCCACAGCCTGCTTCAGTATTTCCTCGTCACCCTCCGGCAGGTCCATGAATCCCACGACTTCCGCGCCCACATTAACTGGGTCGAACCTGCGACGGTCGGCGTTTAGTGGCTGGAAGGGCTAGTGGTCGACGGTACCTTTATTACGCCCGACATTCACGCGTACCTGCAGGTTTTGACGCATTCCTCGTAGGGGTAGCTCTCCTCTGTGTCGATGCCTCCGTTTTCGTGGATGTATGTGTAGGCATAGGGCATGAGGCCACCATTGCAGCCGAGGTTTCCGTACGCGAATGAGCAATCGATCAGGTTTTGCTCCGACAGCGAGACAAGGATGTTGCTCTTGCGGAATTGCTGCCCCTCGAGTGAGCCCGTCTGTGGAAAAGAATAAAAGCAAATAGAGTCGACCACGTGTCCCCGTGAGCGCGGTGGGAGACGTTTCGGGCCACtcgtttgtgtttataattcatcttccTGTGCGAAGCGACGTTTTTTCTAAAATACGcacattgtatataaaatggTACGAACTACTGGGTCACCCCCGAAACTtggcgtttattcaacagatttttaggaaTTGCGAAACCTATAGGTTGCGataggttttgttttgttttcatttcattgtaaactgcaactcactcatctacatttgccgccaaaattatgaaaccatattcaaatgaaattttaattgtcattaGTTCAGTTACAACTGGAGCTTGTTGtcaacaatttactttaattttatttaaaataaactcaacaatttataactaaaacatggtagtttaaaaataataataatttgtttaataaatggtCGATGCAATGAACTGTGAGCATTGTACTTATTGTAATTTTACGCATACGAAGACGTTTCTGGTGAATGTTTCTTCTCCATTAATGACATGATGCTGCGAGTTGTACTCAATTGGTATCTCGACGGAGTTTTCAGAATGGACTTGAGATATTGCAACGTATAGTTGACCGTGTGAGGAGACCAGGCTCGGCAAATAAAGGCCGACATGGCCAATGCCAACTTGACTGGGAATTGGCGACACTTCAGAAGGAGAGGGAACGCTGTGTTGATTTGTGCTCAGTAAGTGTGGTGTGGGTGCGTTGCTCGGACACTTACGGTACTGAAAGCCCAGCAGGAGCCGCAGCTTCCTTGGTCCTTGACTTCGGTGACGGCACCAAGCGAGCGCCAGTCCACCAGCTCCGGTATCGCCACGTTGGCAGGCGGCAAGTACGTGGCCCCGCGCAAGCTTGGTGTCTTATTGACACTGCCGACAGACAACAAATACTCATCACTAAGTCAATCGTAGAACAAAATATCAGTTAGCTTCAgataaaagtaatattcaaaTTGATACTATACTATAGTAGCTTCTCAAGATATACTTGATAATGTGATTGATTCGTTCGTAAATTGTGCGTAAACGTAAGTGTGAACGCTTTTACAACAGAATCCCAGCACgtccaaaattattcaattgcaAAACTCTAAAATATCGTTAAAGGTACCTTTGTGCGTtggagaatattataaaattaatgacttaTGACATGATAATACACCTTGGAAATGAAAACGACCCGCCGTAGGTCGTTTCAAACAGAAAAATTGTATTCTGAATAAAACTGTTGGAAAAAgggtaaaataagaaaatagtcACAATGAATTTCTttcaaaaaaatacgaaaaggacgaggtgttatacttttagtaAAGGTTTTTGAAAAATTACTACAGGGTTTCAACTgcacaaagatataatttaaaacgagaGACCAGCAGGGGCCAGTGTTTCAACGCGAGTAGCGTTCCACATATATGCTCAAAGCACTGCGGTGTTCCAATTCGGAGACTATTATAATAGATAGCGCGCAACagaaaaaacaacaaacaaaaaaccGTGTCAATGTCTCCCGTTGCACTTATTAAATTTTggtgtaaaattataaagtgaAACGGGGGACCAATAGCGAATTCGCAAGTTTTTGTTTAGTAGCTTCCTTAGggacaaaataacaaaaatatgaataatcgAACAACACTGTATAGTGTGGTTGTtcggttaattaattattataaattatttacagagGACAAACTCATTAGCGACAAATAGCTTACagttataaatgtttgtttgaatatattgaattttgcaaatcatataattaaattccacAATTTCCGAGGTCAAACTAAATCACTCGCCGAGAAAAATGTCCTAATTACGAGAGACAGTGCCTTTCCCAGAACTAAAGCGAGCAAACAGACCTAAATGCAATTAATGACGTCACGCAGCCTTTGAAGCTCGTTGACTTACTcgtttgttacaaaatatattaccaaGTACTTCCACATGTATTGAATTTGGATTCAAATAAACACCGGACAACAAGCCTTGGGAGCAACTCAAATTTAAATCACGTTGTTTAGAGTAAATAGAAATAGACTGGGTTTGTTAgacatatacaattaataaacaaattattaattgtctATGGTATTAGTGGTTTGGATCTAAACAGCGGAGCGTTTTAAGGTTACTGGAATTTCGTTTAtccatttacattatttatgattGAGGTGAAAAATATGACAATTATTTCGTGTTATGTTACTAAGGACCAattgatttaatgtaatattaagatattttgcaACGACAAAGACAGAGTCGCTCGCGTCCGTAGGAATCACCAACTGTCGTTGATCACCCTACACGTATCCCCTGGTTGGTGCAACCGACAACAACCACGCCGGGTCACAGGCGGCGGTCGATTAACCTGTTAAGGCCACCGCAAACCAAGGGATGTTAAATAGTTGCAATACTGACTTGGGAAATTAGTATGTGTTTTTTCtcccaaataataataataataataaatattggacaacatcacatacattactctgatcccaatgtaagtagctaaagcacttgtgttatggaaatcagaagtaacgacggtaccacaaaaacacccagacccaagacaacatagaaaactaatgaactttttctacatcgactcggccgggaatcgaacccgggacctcggagtggtgtacccatgaaaaccggtgtacacactactcgaccacggaggtcgtcaataataAAGATAGATAGACGTAAAGATTGTACGCGGTGCTCTCCGGTACCCAGACCGGGGAGTGTGAAATTAGCTACCGAAGTCTTGATGGATGGACTTGTTTTCTCACTTCTTCTCAAGTCTAGGAAATCGCTTCATAGCAGGAGGCTCCAAACATATTAATTGGGGTTCGAGACTAAATACAACTAAGGGAAAACAACTAAAGTTGAGCGTCGATATAAATcacttaaatacaattgtatcatCAGAACCTACTTACTGGCCGGCCGATCGCGCTCGAATCCCGGACATACTTGACTTCTTCCTAACAAAAGGACTCTCCAAACAGTATAAGAAGATCGAGTCGTGTGCTGATGGGTCATCTGATCACACCCCAGTTTTACTAAATATCAGCTCAACTATAATTGAAGACGAGATAACTACACTATTATATAACCAGCATACTGATTGGCCCTCTTTCAGGAAACACATTGAAGAAAACCGTGATCTAAACATCAGACTGAATGAAGCATGACAATGACGTTACACGTGTAAGATGGATCGGATCTCGTAAGGTTTATTATCGCAGTACAGCCGTGCACTCACTTGGCGGTGCGGTTGAACCCGTTCATGGTCATGAACTCGTGCTGCAGCATGTCCGCGTACTTGTTGACGCCGAGTCGGTACGTCACCTGGCCGCTCTCGAAGAGCTGGTTGTGCTTCTTAATCTTAAGCTTGTTCTCAGCGTAGATCTTCATACGGAACAGTTCTTCGATCTCGTTTTCGTACGATTTCTGGTGTATGAGCTAATGCAAACGATGGGTTTATTGCCACTTTCATATTGCaaaaattaaatcgttatatataaatatgtgtaacGGAGCGCAATTGAAGATCTTATAAAATCATCAATAAATGACTACCGTCTTGATGATTTGGTTAAATCTTTGTATGTGATGCAGAGTGATGGTGACGTTAGACAACTGAGTTATGTGTGGCCTACCGACGGTGGTGACGACACTTGGACAGTATCGCCGCGCATTGCGCTACAATGGAATCATTGGCGCTATATTACATTGAGTAGCGTATTTAGGATATTGCATAAATTGAAACCTTCAtggtatgattttgacgtatgacgtactttcCTTCTCGTGTGGCCGGGCTTAaaagttagccagtgtaatgaACTATTATCCTTCTCATATCAGACATATAATATCACGCATcccttggctgtgttcttcaagtgtgaagaccaagggagcgctcccaagaagaaagtGTTTTCAAAAGTAAAAGCCCGGATTTCGAGCTACCAACTTCCTTTTGTCCTCATCTTAATACAGTCCACTTATCTCTCGCacgtatatattgtattaataccAATTTATGGCGACCACAGCGAACATTGAAAGTAAATACTAAACTTATAACTTATATCTGGGCACGTGATTTTGTTTACCTTGAAGGCTTTCCATTCATCGAGGATGAAGTCGACGAAGCTGTCGGCACCGACCACCGCCACCACCACCAACAGCACAGCCAGGCTCCTCATTGTGTTATCTATATTAAAGTTGCAAAAATTGCCATTATTACAAAAATGCGAGTCTCGAAAAAATgcgaaatatatttgtacaaaagtAACCGTTTTTAttctgtacatatatttaaacgaaacaGGATGTTAACACCTACTTGAACACAAAGAAACACTCGGTacttgttttatggaaaaatGGAATTTAGTTTGTAATCTGAAAACTTAGTTACAGCAGTCCGCCCCGAGCCCGACTTCGTTGgggttaaataaagattttatctcGCCAAGCTTTATTTAATCAATctcaaaatatgtaaaaatccattcaaatatgtacaaaaatcaatattaatcatTTGGAGCGACATTCAAATAGAAAtactaaataacaataaatattaataaaaattaaaatattaatatttttgtgcacTTGTTTTGTGCGACTACGAATACCTGGAACTTTTTGATAATATAGTTCAAACATTATCAACTGGTTTTATTACAGTATTgagtattatgattttatttgctAAACAGGCTGAATACTATAAGCATTACGAATTAGTATGGCCTGGCTAGATTCATTTTTGCGAACATATATTACGCACTCAGGTGAACCTATAATTAAACGCTTTCACTGGCGTTGCCGCATGAATTGAGTTATTTAATGTGGTCAAATGCTCTGCAATATGTACCGGTGATTGCGTACCACCTAAACCTAGATgatgagtttaattttttatcactaTTATTCTCATATAAGTTTGAACGGCTGCTAATAAGATATCACGGTGTCGCGGCGCACGTAGTCGGGCAATAGCAGTACGTGGTCCGTTACTGTTATTTTGATTTCTGCAACTTGAGTAAGTTGTATAATGTCATCTTTTGGAAGAGTAATGTTAACCGTTTTTGCCTGTCCCAAAGTATTTACAAGATTTTCACCTTCGTTTTCGGGGATTCCATTGATTTTCAAGTTGTTTTCGCGCACATATTGCTCAGCAAGATTTAACTTTGTGGAGGATCTTTGTATTCAAAGGTAAGTTGTTCATTTCGAGagttaaatgttttgtatagtAGCTGCACTAGTATCCAAATTTTCCTTTAAGCTATCGAAATTTTAGACAAGATTTTTGTTCAGAGTGTACGAAAACTTCACAGTATATGTAGTGGGGTGAGACAAGTCAGCACTATCTTATAACTCAAATcccaatagttttttttaaactgaatttAGAAAACGGACAATAATGAATAACAATAACTTTAGCGCAGTCAGCGCGAatgacttatatataataacttctaaataatttcaattttttttcgaaGAAGAAGGGGAAATGCTTTTTGCGATGTACgttaacaaatatacatatatatttaagtttttccaGTGACAATAACTGAGAAAAAAGGAATCAAGATAACTCAAATAAAGCTATATCACGTATCCACGGCCTAATTCTCATAGCGTTTatacttatttgaatttttatgagACAGTCTGTTGCTTTGTCTTAcc is part of the Vanessa atalanta chromosome 10, ilVanAtal1.2, whole genome shotgun sequence genome and encodes:
- the LOC125066983 gene encoding procathepsin L-like isoform X1; translation: MKSLAVLVVVVAVVGAESLTNVVRDEWNAFKLEHKKSYKTETEEKFRMKIFVENKLDAEKHNRRFERGQETYRLGTNKYSDLLHHEFVHMIGFNHTAKSELSVGSLKEGLTLRGATFLSPTNLAAPKTMDWRTEGLVTEIKDQGSCGSGWAFSATGSLEGQQFRSSGTLVSLSEQNLIDCSKNYENNGCKGGSVPHAFTYIRDNGGIDTDESYPYEEDDEDKCRYNPRNVGAKVSGFVDLPKGNEKKLMDAVSSVGPVSVTIDASQPSFQKYTTGIYYDSRCSSTRLNHAVLVVGYGYEEVGGDYWLIKNSWGRSWGMLGYMKLARNRDNHCGIASAASYPLV
- the LOC125066983 gene encoding procathepsin L-like isoform X4; translated protein: MKSLAVLVVVVAVVGAESLTNVVRDEWNAFKLEHKKSYKTETEEKFRMKIFVENKLDAEKHNRRFERGQETYRLGTNKYSDLLHHEFVHMIGFNHTANKNLSALKEGLTLRGATFLSPTNLAAPKTMDWRTEGLVTEIKDQGSCGSGWAFSATGSLEGQQFRSSGTLVSLSEQNLIDCSKNYENNGCKGGSVPHAFTYIRDNGGIDTDESYPYEEDDEDKCRYNPRNVGAKVSGFVDLPKGNEKKLMDAVSSVGPVSVTIDASQPSFQKYTTGIYYDSRCSSTRLNHAVLVVGYGYEEVGGDYWLIKNSWGRSWGMLGYMKLARNRDNHCGIASAASYPLV
- the LOC125066983 gene encoding procathepsin L-like isoform X2, encoding MKSLAVLVVVVAVVGAESLTNVVRDEWNAFKLEHKKSYKTETEEKFRMKIFVENKLDAEKHNRRFERGQETYRLGTNKYSDLLHHEFVHMIGFNHTANELSVGSLKEGLTLRGATFLSPTNLAAPKTMDWRTEGLVTEIKDQGSCGSGWAFSATGSLEGQQFRSSGTLVSLSEQNLIDCSKNYENNGCKGGSVPHAFTYIRDNGGIDTDESYPYEEDDEDKCRYNPRNVGAKVSGFVDLPKGNEKKLMDAVSSVGPVSVTIDASQPSFQKYTTGIYYDSRCSSTRLNHAVLVVGYGYEEVGGDYWLIKNSWGRSWGMLGYMKLARNRDNHCGIASAASYPLV
- the LOC125066983 gene encoding procathepsin L-like isoform X3; the protein is MKSLAVLVVVVAVVGAESLTNVVRDEWNAFKLEHKKSYKTETEEKFRMKIFVENKLDAEKHNRRFERGQETYRLGTNKYSDLLHHEFVHMIGFNHTANLKEGLTLRGATFLSPTNLAAPKTMDWRTEGLVTEIKDQGSCGSGWAFSATGSLEGQQFRSSGTLVSLSEQNLIDCSKNYENNGCKGGSVPHAFTYIRDNGGIDTDESYPYEEDDEDKCRYNPRNVGAKVSGFVDLPKGNEKKLMDAVSSVGPVSVTIDASQPSFQKYTTGIYYDSRCSSTRLNHAVLVVGYGYEEVGGDYWLIKNSWGRSWGMLGYMKLARNRDNHCGIASAASYPLV